The following nucleotide sequence is from Elusimicrobiota bacterium.
AACAGATAGGTCTTGGCAAATAGCGGCGGCGCGGCCGGGGGGGCTTCCTCCCCGGCCCGCTCAAAAGTAGAGGGGAGAATGATGAGCACGCTGATAGAAGACGACAAGCTTCTGCGCGAATTGATAGGGGCCGGCCAGGAAGCGCTGGTGCTGTTCTACGCTTCCTGGTGCCCTTTCTCCAGGGCGTTCCTGCCCGTGTACGAAAAGCACGCCTGCGGCGAGGGCTGCTACCGGGTGCTGGCCGACGAGGTAGCCGGCACCGAGGACGCCTACGCGATAGAGACCTTCCCGACCGTAATACTTTTCAAAAAAGGGACGAAGTATGCGCGCCTCGACGGCATCCCCGGCGAGGGCCTGCGCGAGCATATGCTGCTGGATTTCATACAAAGCTGCAAGGAATGCCGTGCCCCGGCCGGGAGGAAAGAGGACCATGAAGAAAACCCGCATTAAGATACTTAAGAACGGCCCCTACGAGGTTTCAGGGCCCGTGCCGCTGGACAAGGCCGTAGCGATCTCCAGCCGGGACGGCGTCCCAGAGAAGTGGAAGAAAGGCCCCGCGCTGCGCCACGACAAGGTCTACCACCTGTGCCGCTGCGGCCGCTCGGCGGGTAAACCGTTCTGCGACGGCACGCATAAAGCGGTAAAATTCAACGGGGGCGAGACCGCCTCGCGCAAACCTTACGCCCGCCAGGCCGTTATCTATAAAGGGCCGGCGCTGACGCTGGCCGACGCCGAAGTGCTCTGCACCGTGGGCCTGTTCTGCCACAGAGCCGGCGACGCCTGGACGCTGACCGAGCGCTCCGGCGACAAGAAGGCCAGGGCCGCGGCCGTCCGCGAAGCCTGCGACTGCCCGTCCGGGCGCCTGACCGCCATAGATAACGCTACAGGCCGGCCGCTGGACCCGCCGCTCAAGCCAGGCATCAGCCTGGTGGAGGACCCGTACCGCAAGGCCAGCGGGCCGCTGTGGGTGAAAGGGGGGATACCTGTAAAATCCTCGAAAGGCTTCACTTACGAGAAGCGCAACCGCGTTACGCTCTGCCGCTGCGGGCGCTCGGCGAACAAGCCCTTCTGCGACGGCAGCCACATGCCGTTCAAGGACGGCGACAAAAGAGTACAGTAATATGGCGAAAACTATTCTTCACAAGGCCGCAACCAGGGGGGACGCGGATCACGGCTGGCTGCACAGCAGGCACACGTTCAGCTTTGCCGATTATCACGATCCGGAACGGGTGCACTTCGGCGTTCTGCGGGTGCTCAACGACGATATAGTGCAAGGCGGCAGGGGGTTCGACACGCATCCCCACGAGAACATGGAGATAATTTCCATTCCGCTGGAAGGCGACCTGGTGCACAAGGACAGCATGGGGAATGTCAGCACCATTAAACACGGCGACGTGCAGGTTATGAGCGCCGGCACGGGTATAACGCATAGCGAATATAACGCCAATAAAGATAAGCCGGTTAAATTTCTGCAGATCTGGGTATTCCCGAACAAGAAAAACGTGGTTCCCCGGTACGGCCAGATCACTTTAAAGCTGGCCGACCGCCGGAATAAACTGCAGCAGATACTCTCGCCCGACCCAGAGAGCGCCGGGGTCTGGATCTACCAGAACGCCTGGTTCCACATAGGGAAATTCGAGAAAGGCGCGGGCGTCGATTACGCTGTCAAAGCCAAAGCCAACGGCGTTTACGCTTTTATCCTGAGCGGGGACATGACGATAAACGGCCAGATGTTGAACGCCCGCGACGGTTTCGGCGTCTGGGACACGGATAAGATTTCCATTAAAGCGGTAACGGAGGCTGAAATACTGCTGATGGACGTCCCGCTGAAATGACGGCGTGACCGGCGTTGAATTTTACGCATTTTCATAGCGGAACCTGGAGGCAATATGCAGAGGATAGAAAAAATGGACCTGGCTAAAGCCGAGGGCAGGGTAAAAGAACAGCTGGACAGCGTTAAGGCCAAGGTCGGGCGTATCCCCAACATTTACGCCACCATGGCCACTGCCCCCGCCGTGCTGGAGATGTATCTTTCCCAGGGCGCCGCCCTGGCGCGAGCCTCCCTGGGCAGCCAGCTGCGCGAGCGACTGGCGATTACTACGGGCGCGGCGAACGGCTGCGAATACTGCGTTTCGGCGCATACCGCCATAGGGCGGAACTTTAAGATAAGCGACGCGGAACTTGCGCTGGCGCTCAAGGGCGAGTCGGCAGACCCCAAGACGGCCGCCGCGCTGAAGTTCGCCCGGCTGCTGCTGGAAAACCGCGGGCGCGTCAGCGACGCGGAGCTGACCGCTTTGCTCGCGGCCGGCTATACCGGCGCGCAGGCACTTGAAATAGTCGCCATGGTCGCGGCGAACATCTTCACCAATTATTTCAACCTCGTGGCCGGCACCGAGGTGGATTTCCCGCGCGTGGCGCTGCGGTAGACCGGCCATGATAGCCTGGAATAATTAATATACCCTATGCTGACTTCTTGTGCGGCGCAGCGTTCGGGTGATCGGCCGCGGTAAAATCGCCGGTAACGTAATAGGATGCCTGCGCCCTGGCCAGCAGTTGCCCCCCGCTGTAGATCTTTCCTTCCGCGCGCATTATCCTCTTGCCGCCGCTCACAACCTCGCCCACGGCCGTAAGGCTGCTGCCCGCGGGCGCGCTCTTTATGTAACTGATGTTCATGTCTATCGTGACCACGCGCCGGCCGGTACTCACGCAGGCCACGCCCATGGCGAAATCCGCAACGGCGGCCAGCGTGCCGCCGTGCAGCGTGCCGTAGATATTGCCG
It contains:
- a CDS encoding CDGSH iron-sulfur domain-containing protein; the encoded protein is MKKTRIKILKNGPYEVSGPVPLDKAVAISSRDGVPEKWKKGPALRHDKVYHLCRCGRSAGKPFCDGTHKAVKFNGGETASRKPYARQAVIYKGPALTLADAEVLCTVGLFCHRAGDAWTLTERSGDKKARAAAVREACDCPSGRLTAIDNATGRPLDPPLKPGISLVEDPYRKASGPLWVKGGIPVKSSKGFTYEKRNRVTLCRCGRSANKPFCDGSHMPFKDGDKRVQ
- a CDS encoding PaaI family thioesterase encodes the protein MKKHLAWVRDYFKKSSRTPVLENFLGLRITGLEEGKVTCGMKAAQRHGNIYGTLHGGTLAAVADFAMGVACVSTGRRVVTIDMNISYIKSAPAGSSLTAVGEVVSGGKRIMRAEGKIYSGGQLLARAQASYYVTGDFTAADHPNAAPHKKSA
- a CDS encoding pirin family protein; amino-acid sequence: MAKTILHKAATRGDADHGWLHSRHTFSFADYHDPERVHFGVLRVLNDDIVQGGRGFDTHPHENMEIISIPLEGDLVHKDSMGNVSTIKHGDVQVMSAGTGITHSEYNANKDKPVKFLQIWVFPNKKNVVPRYGQITLKLADRRNKLQQILSPDPESAGVWIYQNAWFHIGKFEKGAGVDYAVKAKANGVYAFILSGDMTINGQMLNARDGFGVWDTDKISIKAVTEAEILLMDVPLK
- a CDS encoding thioredoxin family protein yields the protein MMSTLIEDDKLLRELIGAGQEALVLFYASWCPFSRAFLPVYEKHACGEGCYRVLADEVAGTEDAYAIETFPTVILFKKGTKYARLDGIPGEGLREHMLLDFIQSCKECRAPAGRKEDHEENPH
- a CDS encoding carboxymuconolactone decarboxylase family protein codes for the protein MQRIEKMDLAKAEGRVKEQLDSVKAKVGRIPNIYATMATAPAVLEMYLSQGAALARASLGSQLRERLAITTGAANGCEYCVSAHTAIGRNFKISDAELALALKGESADPKTAAALKFARLLLENRGRVSDAELTALLAAGYTGAQALEIVAMVAANIFTNYFNLVAGTEVDFPRVALR